CTGCCCGTAGAAGGGAGCTTACGTTGCACTTGGCCAACAGGCTGCTCGACTGGCCGAAACGCAAATCATCTGAAGTCCTTGACTCCAAGGTCGCAAGGGAACCGACTATGAATTTGGACTATTCAGCCTTTCGTCCAAAGACAGCCGCAGCTTTGATGTCGCTGACGGACTCGATAGTAAAGGATTACGTGAAGTAAGCTTTCCATCGCATTTGGCGTCCGTCACCACGACTGACCAGGAAATACAAAATAAAAGCTACTGGTACGAACCGATTCTACCGTCCGAGTCGAACTTTCCTCTTTCGTGCCGGAAGATGTTGACTGATTTCATTACTTCCGTATCATCCCACCTCGCGCGTAAGCGAACAGCAGATACGTTTTTAGCATTCCTCACGAACTCGTCCTCCATGGTCATTGTTTTCCTGAACGAATTGTCCACGGCATTTGAGACAACAAACTCGACTGCAGCACCTGAACAGGCGGTCAGCCGATACCTAGAATTGTTCCCTGAAAGTAGCCTAGCCAATGTTCTGGCAGATCAGCAGCAGCGCAAGAAACTCAATATGATTGCGGATGATATCTTGTCTAGCTTTCTCGACCAAAAAGCATATAGCTGCTATGTACTCAGGGATTTTCTCCGCGAGGTATTAGCCGGTGTTATCTTTCAGTCAATGATGTCCAATTTCTCGCGCCCAGAATTCATCAACGGATGGATAATCTATCTCTTGAGCGAGGGTGAATCCGAAATAATGAACGCAATCGATGCCGGTGTCGAAGGAGCCCGGAGCCAGGGCGTGACGGCACCAAAGGGTTCTGATGTAAAGAACAATTCGAGCATGAACACAGCAGTCAGCGCCGAAATTGACCCTCAGGTGCTGCCACAAACGACCGGAGGGCAGAGTAATCACTCAGATAAGGCAACGGAAGAGGCAATCAAAGAAGCAAAGCGTCTAAGTGCCATGATTGCGGCTCAGGATGCACAGAGGCAAGATCTGCAGCAAGCAATTAATGAGGACCGCCGAGACCCAGTTCCAAACAGCGCTGATGATAGTTCTTCTGCTGAGGCGCTTGATCAAGTTGAAAATTCGGTCAACAAAGATGACAAGCAAACACTTGAAACGAGTGAGTCTTTGTCCCATAGACAGCGGCGGCTTTCATCTTCCCCATCTATTCCAAGTTCGTCAAGATCAAACAACTCTATATCAGAAATCATCCAAGGGCCTATCTTGACGCTTTATGGCGCTTCCGTATCCGTGGATGTTGAATTGGAACCCGGAGAAAAGACATTAATTCGGTCGAAGCCTACGTCAAACTATTTGATCCAGGTTGAACCGGCTTCTACACGTTGCTCCGGTTGGATGACATTCAAAAAATATGCCGATTTTGAATCCCTACATGATACTCTTGAAGCCATTTCAAGATTGAACAAACTTTGGAGTTTCACAGAGATGTATCCTGCCTTACCAACATGGAAAGGGCATACGAGACAAGCATTGGCACAAGACTTGGCGCGATATCTGAAAGATGCTCTTCAACACGAGTCACTCGCAGAAAGCGAAAAGATGAAGCGTTTCCTTGACAAGGATAATCGTCTGGGAACCGATCCTGCAGGGTCATCTACGAGAACAGGGTTTTCTTTCCCTAGCCAAGCCACATTTGAAAACATGGGAAAGGGTGTTTTAGGCGCATTGGCTAACGCACCCAAGGGCGTTGCTGGTGGGAGTAAAGCTGTATTAGGTGGTGTGACTGGGGTATTTGGCAACGTTGGAGGTAACGGCAAACGGTCATCTCGCTCATTTGCTGATCAGGCGAGGAATTTTGAATCGAGCGAACTCTTCCCTGCTGAAATGGAACAAGCACGAAACTCGGGGTCTCGGGAGGTCTCGCTTGATTTGACCTCGAGTTCCAAACATCACACATCACCCGCCCAATTCACCGAAAAACAGAATCCTTCAACAATGCGAAATTCTTCATCCAGCTTTTCATCCTCGAATGATGCTCGTTTGCCCCCGAACGCTCGCTCTGACAGGTCAATTGAAGCTGTGAGTAGCGCAGTTAGCCTGGCAGCTGTTGGGCTAGACGCAGGAGTCAATCCGCTTTCGAGTAAGGTCTGCCAGTCGAATGAGTCCCCTTCCGATGGACACGATGAAAAAGAAGACTCAGCGATGGTACGTCAATGCCAGCAAGCTGAAGCGATGGACTCTCGTAAGCAAGCAACGCCTGATCTAAGAGCTGCAGGAGCGTTGGTGGACAAGGCGATCACAAATGATGAAACCCAAATAGCAGTGGAACTGATATTTGCTGTTATAAATGAGTTATACACTTTATCATCCGCTTGGAATATTCGTCGGACGCTTTTGAATGCTGCAAAATCTTATATTCTCCGTCCCGGAAGCCCAACTTTGGAAACGATCCGAGTTTCTCTTCAGGATTCAATAATCAATGCGAATACGTCAGATGAAACAATAGGGGCATATCTTACTAAACTTCGCGAGAACGCCCTTCCAACAGAAACCGAGATGAAGAGTTGGCCACCGCCACCTACTG
This sequence is a window from Aspergillus chevalieri M1 DNA, chromosome 5, nearly complete sequence. Protein-coding genes within it:
- a CDS encoding PX domain protein (COG:S;~EggNog:ENOG410PJVD;~InterPro:IPR039298,IPR001683,IPR013937,IPR036871, IPR003114;~PFAM:PF02194,PF08628,PF00787;~go_function: GO:0035091 - phosphatidylinositol binding [Evidence IEA];~go_function: GO:0047617 - acyl-CoA hydrolase activity [Evidence IEA]), with translation MVIVFLNELSTAFETTNSTAAPEQAVSRYLELFPESSLANVLADQQQRKKLNMIADDILSSFLDQKAYSCYVLRDFLREVLAGVIFQSMMSNFSRPEFINGWIIYLLSEGESEIMNAIDAGVEGARSQGVTAPKGSDVKNNSSMNTAVSAEIDPQVLPQTTGGQSNHSDKATEEAIKEAKRLSAMIAAQDAQRQDLQQAINEDRRDPVPNSADDSSSAEALDQVENSVNKDDKQTLETSESLSHRQRRLSSSPSIPSSSRSNNSISEIIQGPILTLYGASVSVDVELEPGEKTLIRSKPTSNYLIQVEPASTRCSGWMTFKKYADFESLHDTLEAISRLNKLWSFTEMYPALPTWKGHTRQALAQDLARYLKDALQHESLAESEKMKRFLDKDNRLGTDPAGSSTRTGFSFPSQATFENMGKGVLGALANAPKGVAGGSKAVLGGVTGVFGNVGGNGKRSSRSFADQARNFESSELFPAEMEQARNSGSREVSLDLTSSSKHHTSPAQFTEKQNPSTMRNSSSSFSSSNDARLPPNARSDRSIEAVSSAVSLAAVGLDAGVNPLSSKVCQSNESPSDGHDEKEDSAMVRQCQQAEAMDSRKQATPDLRAAGALVDKAITNDETQIAVELIFAVINELYTLSSAWNIRRTLLNAAKSYILRPGSPTLETIRVSLQDSIINANTSDETIGAYLTKLRENALPTETEMKSWPPPPTEVEKERLRENARKLLVQRGLPQALTSVMGAVASREALEKIFDCLQVETIARGFVFTILLQVLRAVII